From Rudanella lutea DSM 19387, a single genomic window includes:
- the rplL gene encoding 50S ribosomal protein L7/L12 codes for MADLKAFAEQLVNLTVKEVNELAAILKDEYGIEPAAAAPVMVAGGAGGGEAAAAAPEKTSFDVILKNPGAGKLAVVKLVKDLTGLGLKEAKELVDGAPKPVKEGVAKDEAEALRKQLEEAGAEVEVK; via the coding sequence ATGGCAGATTTGAAAGCGTTCGCTGAGCAGCTCGTAAACCTGACGGTAAAAGAAGTTAACGAACTCGCTGCTATCCTGAAGGACGAGTATGGTATCGAACCAGCAGCTGCTGCTCCCGTAATGGTAGCTGGCGGTGCAGGTGGTGGCGAAGCTGCTGCGGCTGCGCCTGAGAAAACGTCTTTCGACGTAATCCTGAAGAACCCAGGTGCTGGTAAACTGGCTGTTGTGAAGCTGGTTAAAGACTTGACCGGTCTGGGCCTGAAAGAAGCGAAAGAACTCGTTGACGGTGCTCCGAAACCAGTTAAAGAAGGCGTAGCGAAGGACGAAGCTGAGGCTCTCCGGAAGCAATTGGAAGAAGCTGGTGCTGAAGTAGAAGTAAAGTAA
- the rplJ gene encoding 50S ribosomal protein L10, giving the protein MTREEKGAIIEELAQKFQSIPFFYITEASGMSVAEVNDLRRKCFERGIEYKVVKNTFIKKALETLETDYTPFNDTVLAGQSGVMFHAQNQKAPAQLIKEFRKTNDKLKLKGASIDYSLFIGADQLDTLISLKSKEELVGDIIGLLQSPAKNVVSALQSGGGKLAGILKTLSEREEA; this is encoded by the coding sequence ATGACACGGGAAGAAAAAGGAGCGATTATAGAAGAGTTAGCTCAGAAGTTTCAGAGCATTCCTTTCTTCTACATCACGGAGGCCAGTGGCATGAGCGTTGCTGAAGTCAATGATCTTCGTCGGAAATGCTTCGAGCGGGGTATCGAGTACAAAGTGGTAAAAAACACTTTTATCAAAAAAGCACTCGAAACGCTTGAAACGGATTATACGCCGTTTAACGATACGGTATTAGCTGGTCAGTCAGGTGTGATGTTTCACGCTCAAAACCAGAAGGCACCGGCACAACTCATTAAGGAGTTCCGTAAAACGAACGACAAGCTGAAGTTGAAAGGCGCTTCGATCGACTATAGCCTGTTTATCGGTGCAGATCAGCTGGATACGTTGATCTCGCTGAAGAGCAAGGAAGAGCTGGTCGGCGATATTATTGGTCTCTTGCAATCACCTGCGAAGAATGTGGTGTCTGCCCTTCAGAGCGGTGGTGGCAAACTGGCCGGTATCCTCAAAACGCTGTCAGAGCGCGAAGAGGCTTAA